GCTGTAAACAAGCTTGCGTCCCGTTGCACGCGCCACACATTGCCGCGTCATATCATCCACCGTAGGACCAATACCTCCCGATGTCAGAATTACATCTGACCGATCCAGCGCGACATCCAAAACGCCGGCAATCCGATCTTCATTGTCCCCCACAGTCGTTTTATACAACAAATCCATTCCAATATCGCGTAGCGCTTTGGCAAACATCGTGGCATTGGTATCTACAATTTCACCCAACAACAACTCCGTTCCAATCATCACAATCTCAGCTTGCATGTCTCCTCCACTCATTTTTTGCACATAATGGAACTCTATGTTATGTTTTGAGGTCTCACAAAGGTAAGAATTACAACCAGAGACGCAAGGGGTAATCAGTTGAGCCATCCAAACGCAGCACTCGCAGTTCAAAACCTCACCCGCACCTACACGAGTGGGGGGCATCCACTCACCGTTTTGGACAACGTCACATTCACCATCCCCAAAGGCCAAACCTGTGCGATAGTAGGGCCTTCGGGCAGTGGAAAAACCACGCTACTCGGATTATGTGCTGGACTTGATCGTCCATCATCGGGCACAGTCACCCTTCACAACATGGCCCTCGACAGCCTCGACGAAGATCAACGCGCAGCCGTGCGAAATGAATATGTGGGCTTTGTCTTTCAGAGCTTTCAACTCATCCCCACCCTCACCGCCATTGAAAATGTTGCGATTCCTCTCGAGCTACGCGGTAAAAACGGTGTGTTCGGCGAAGCGAGAGAATTGCTCAACCGCGTGGGATTGGGCGACCGCTTGACGCATTATCCCGCTCAGCTTTCGGGGGGTGAACAACAGCGCGTGGGCATTGCACGCGCCTTTATCAACCAACCGCACATCTTATTTGCCGACGAGCCTACGGGCAACCTCGACGCCGACAGCAGTCATACCATCGCCAATCTGCTCTTTGACCTCAACCGAGAAGCGGGCACAACCCTCATCCTCGTCACGCACGATCACGACCTCGCCGCACGCACACAGCGCATCATCCGCCTGCAAGGAGGCAAAGTGGATCAGGATGTGCAGGATTAAAGGATGAACAGGATACCCTTCCCCATTCCTAAATTTTAATTTTTACTATGGATCGAATCACCAGCGTTAAAAATCAGACCTCCAGCCCACTATTCAACGCCTGGACCTGGCGCATGGCCTGGCGCGATAGCCGCACGTATCGTCGCCGCTTGTTGCTCTTTATTTCATGCATATTGCTCGGCGTGGGTGGCCTCGTGGCCGTTCGTGCTCTGGGCGATAACCTGCAACGCGTTGTCGAAAATGAAGCGCGCACACTTTTAGGTGCTGATTTACGCGTCAGCAGCCAGCGCGCTTTTGCGCCTGCGGTTGACTCCCTATTCAACTCATGGGGTGGGGAACAATCCCGAGAAGTGCGCTTTGCCTCAATGGTCTTCTTTCCCAAAAACGGCGGAACCCGCCTGGTACAGGTGCGCGCGCTACAAGGCGACTTTCCCTATTACGGCACATTTGAAACCAATCCACTACAAGCGTCGAAGACCTTTCAGCATACCCATCACGCACTCCTCGACGATGGCTTGCTCGTCCAATTTGGCGTTCAGGTCGGCGATTCCGTGCGAATTGGCAACCACACCTTTGTCATAGGCGGACGCATCACAAAAATATCGGGCGAGGCCATGGCCTTTGCCACAGTGGCACCTCGTGTGTACATCCCCTTATCGCATCTCGATAAAACGGGCCTCATCAAATTTGGCAGCCTGGCGTCTTATGTGGCTTATTTTAAGTTTGATAGCAGCGCGAGAATCGGATCCATCCAGCGCGAACTTCGCCCCTATCGCGGGGATCAAAATTTGCGGACCGAAACCGTTGCCAGCCGTCAAAGACGCCTCAATCGCATATTGGATAATCTCTATATCTTCCTCAGTCTTGTCGCCTTTGCCGCCCTCTTGCTCGGATGTATCGGCGTTGCCAGTGCCATTCACGTTTATACACGCCAAAAAATAACAACCGTCGCCATCCTGCGCTGCATGGGCGCGCAATCGAATCAGATCCTCTGCATTTACGCCATCCAGGCCATCGCCCTGGGTCTTATTGGCACGGGGTGCGGTTCTCTCCTCGGTGTGGGCATTCAGTATCTCCTGCCCGGTGTTCTCGCACAAATCCTGCCCATTGAACTCGATATTCAATTTTCCTATTGGGCGATCATTCAGGGCACCGGCATTGGCCTGAGTCTGTCGCTGCTCTTCGCCCTGCTCCCCCTGTTGCCGATACGTCGAACATCGCCCCTGCACACCTTGCGGGCATCTTTTGAAAATGTGCGATCCAAAATAGATCCTCTGCAAATGATGACCATCGGCGGGATCTGTCTCATTGTCGCGGGATTGGGCATTTTGCAAACCAGCAGTATCCTCATGGGAATTGGTATTGCCATCGGATTTGGCATTGCCTTTGGACTGCTCATAGGCGCATCGTGGCTCATTATCAAAACCGTTCGCCGCTTCTTTCCCACAACCTGGCAATACGTATGGCGACAGGGCCTGGCCAATCTCTATCGCCCACACAATCAGACCGTAATTCTCATGCTCGCACTGGGCCTGGGCACCTTTCTCATCACCACGCTCTATATTGTGCAACATGCCCTGCTCGCTCAAATTGCCATCGCAGGGAGCGACAACCGTCCCAATTTTGTTCTCGTCGATGTGCAAACTGATCAGATTGAAGGTGTAAGCGCGTTGCTTCGCAAACAGAGCCTACCCGTCATCCACCATGCTCCCATCGTCACCATGCGCCTGAAGAGCATCAAAGGTCAAGATGCGCGTTCCTACGGCAGAATACACGATGTGCGGCGCTGGGCAATTCAACGCGAATACCGCTCGACCTATCGAAATCACCTCTTCGATTCAGAACGTCTTGTAGGTGGCACCTGGATCGATGCAGAACGTACAGAAGAACCCATCCCCGTTTCATTTGAGCGCGACATTGCCCGCTCGCTTCGCGTCTCGCTCGGCGATACCCTGACCTTCGACATCCAGGGTGTGTCCGTTCAAACCACAGTACAAAGCCTGCGAGTGGTTGACTGGCAGCGCATTCAGCCAAACTTTTTTATCGTCTTTCCCAAGGGCGTGCTCGAAACCGCTCCCCAGTTTCACGTCTTGACCACGCGCATCAACACAACGGAACAATCCGCTGTGTTGCAACGCACGCTGGTTCAACAATACCCCAATGTCTCGGCTGTGGACCTCGGCCTCATTCTCAAAACCGTTGACGATGTACTCTCACAAATCGCCTTTGTCGTGCGCTTCATGGCACTCTTTAGCGTGATTACCGGACTCATTGTGCTAACTGCCGCAGTCACCACCAGCCGCTATCAACGCATTCGTGAAGCCGTTTTGCTGCGCACTTTGGGGGCATCTCAAAAACAGATTCGCCGCATACTCTTGCTGGAATACACTTTCCTGGGCGCACTCGCTACCCTGACTGGACTCATACTCTCTATTGGCGGTGCCTGGGCTGTCACCATCTTTATTTTTGACATTCACTTTGCCCTGCCCACTGCGGCCATTGCCGGCGTCTTTATCCTCGTCACCGCGCTCACCATCTTTGTCGGCATGCTCAACAGCCGCGGCATAGCCGACCGCCCTCCACTCGAAATTTTGCGAAGCGAAGTGTGAGTTTCTCACTTCTTTTCCAGAACCGGTTTAAGCACGCGCCACACGGTTTCCGCTATAATCCGATGTCCCGCAGCATTGGGATGAATGCGGTCTGGCAGATTCAGTTCAGGAATCCCACCGACACCTTCTAACAAAAAGGGTATCAAAGGCACGCGATTCTTTTCAGATAGAGCAGGGAACACTGCGCGGAAAGCCGTCGTATATATATCTCCCAAATTTGGTGGTGCTTCAATACCCATAAGTATGATTTGAATATCTGGATACTTCTCTTTTGCGCGATCTATAATCCCCTGCAAATTTTGCTGCATTTCAGTCGTGGGAATCCCCCGCAAGCCATCGTTGCCCCCCAATGCCAGCACCAGCACATCGATTTTTCGCCGCAACAACCAGTTGACCCGCCGCAACCCTCCCGCCGATGTTTCGCCACTCAGTCCGCCATTGATCACATCAAACGCCCACCCGAGCGAATCAATCTTTGCCTGAATCAGCGCGGGAAAAGCCTGCGTTTTATCCAGACCATAACCCGCAGTCAGGCTATCTCCCAAAAACAAAACCGTCTTGCGATCCTCTTCAGCATGAGCTGTCCATATCAATCCGAGTAAAACAACGATGAGAAACCGCTTCATTTTTTATCCTCATTCATATCTATGAGCCCCAATCCATTTTCTCCCTTGACCCCAAATATAAGATTGGCTATATTTTTTGCCGACTGGCCTGTAAAAAAAACAATATTTTCGGAACGCCCAGCGTTTCAGCAGCGTTGCCATACCAGTCCACGAGGCACCTGCTTGTTCCTTGCGTCAAATTTCGCGATTTGGTGAAGGGACGGGTAGGTGCTTTTTGTTTTTCAGGAAAATTTCAATTTGTGACGCGGTTGGCCCGAAGGCAACCATTTCGTGTACCAAAAAGAAAGGCCCTCGCGCGAGTTCTTGGCGGGACGGCGCGAGGACCCCAGATCACACCGACAGGTACATGTGGTGTGTCAATGCTTTTGGGCCAACCTCTTTTCCGTTGTGACGTAGCCGTTAAATGTTGTGTTTCAATAATATACAGATTTTATAGTTTGTGTGTTCCGCGAATTTGAGACATTTGAAAAAAAAGAAATAAAAACCTATGCTAAAAAATTATATGACCGTCGCCATTCGACATCTGTTCAAGTACAAAATTTATACGCTTATGAACGTCTCTGGATTGGCGATTGGCATGGCCAGTTTTATTCTGATGCTGTGTTTTGTCCAGCACGAATTGAGTTACGATCGCTTTTATCCAAATTCGGATCGCATTTATCGGGTTATTCGGGAAACGCGTTCAACCGGTGCAGACCAGGCACACTACGAGGCAAATACCTCCGGCGCGCTGGCCGATGCGCTGATGCGCGATTTCCCAGAAGTTCAGCGAGCGACGCGCATGGGGCGTCACGAGATTATGTTGAGGTACAAAGATAAATTTTTCCAGCAGAAGTTCGATCTCGTTGATGCGTCTTTCTTTGACATTTTTCAAATTCCCTTTCTAAAGGGCAACCCTCAAACCGCGCTTCAAGAGCCATATACCATTGTTTTGACTGAGAAGATAGCTCGAAAATATTTCGGCGATGAAAACCCCATGGGTAAAATTCTCACGGTTGATGGGCGGTTCTGGCATGGCGAATTCAAAGTGACGGGCATCTTGCGCGATTTGCCTACCAATACGAGTTTGCAAATCGACTTTCTACATTCAACTGTTGGTGACTCCTATATTCAAGACAAATGGACAAGATGGGAAGATGTGCAAAACCGTATGTTTGTCACATATATCTTGTTGCATCCAAACGCAAAATCTGCCGACTTGGAACGCAAACTGCCCGATTTGATCAACCGCTACATAGGTCCTCAAGTTCGCGCGACCACAACCTATCACTTGCAATCCCTGAATCGTGTACATCTTTATTCAAATGTCGATTATGCTATTGAAACAGAAGAGAATATTCGACAAGCGATTGTCAACCGGGGCCATGGCATACAGGGAGATATTCGACAGGTTTACATGTTTGCCTGTGCGGGAGTTGCCGTGTTGGCGATTGCGTGCATCAACTTCATGAGCCTTTCCACAGCCCGTTCAACGAATCGCTCTCGAGAAGTCGGCATGCGAAAGGTTGTGGGCGCACATAGGCAGCAGTTGATCCATCAATTTCTGAACGAATCTATTCTCATCGCGTTTTTTGCCCTGCCCTTGGCCGTTATGATAGGCAAAGCCGCTCTTCCTTTTCTCAACACCTTTCTAAATCGCGACCTGAATCTGAATATCCTCAACGATTGGACGCTCTTATTGGGGCTAATAGCGGTCACCCTGTTTGTCGGTCTTTTGTCGGGAAGTTATCCTGCACTGTTTCTGTCGAAATTTCATCCTATTGAGGTGCTCAAAGGCACCGGAAAGATGAGAGGTCGAGAAACATCATTGCGTAAGGGCCTCGTTGTTATCCAGTTTGCGATTTCCATTTTGCTGATTGTTGCCACAATAATGGTATCGCGCCAACTCGTGTATATAAAGACAAAAAAGCTGGGATTCAACAAAGAACACATTGTGGTTTTGCCCATCTTCATTACGCATCGGGGGGCCAGGACAGACCCCAATGAGCGTTTGGCTTCGCGTTATAACGTGGTCAAACAAGTCTTTTTGGAACACCCCAACGTGCTCAAGGCGACCGCTTATAATTTTCCTTTTGGTATGGGCACCAACCGTCTGCGTTTGATTCGTGCAGAAGGCATTCAAGATCGGGAAATTCACATGGCGTTTCAGCAAGCCGATGAGGATTATCTCGACACATTTGAAATCGAACTTCTTTCTGGTCGTAACTTCTCTACGGAAATGAGCAGCGATTTTACCGAAGCAATTCTTCTCAACGAGTCGGCAGTGAAATATTTGGGCTGGAAGAAATCGCTTGACAAACAAATAGAAGTCGTGTTTTTGCCTCGCAAAGGGCGTGTAATTGGGGTAATTAAAAATTATCATCATCAATCCTTGCGAGAAACAATCGGTCCTATGGGCATTTATATGCGAACGGGTTTTTATTCTTATCTCGCACTCAAAATTCAATCAAAAAATATTTTAAAAACGATTGAATTCCTGGATAAGACCTGGCAGCGTTTTGTCCCCAACCGACCTTTCACGTTCTGGTTCATGGACGACCAACTGAATACGATGTATCAAAAGGAAGTGCGTCTTGGACAGGTACTTCATGCTTTTACTATCCTGGCCATTTTTATTGCTTGCCTCGGTTTGTTCGCCCTATCTGCTTATACTGCTGAACAGCGCACCAAAGAGGTCGGTATTCGGAAAGTTTTGGGCGCAACAGTATTGAATATTGTTCTGTTGCTTTCAAAGGATTTTGTAAAACTGATCCTCATCGCCAATCTGATTGTCTGGCCTGTCGCTTATTATGCCGCACAACGCTGGCTTGAGAATTTTGCTTATCGGATTGATTTTGGAATAGGTGTTTTTTTGTTGAGTGGCGTTCTTATGCTGATGATTGCTTTATGCACTGTGAGTTATCAAGCCATACGAGTTGCTGTATCTAATCCCGTGGATACTTTGAGAGATGAGTAAATGAC
The sequence above is a segment of the Gemmatimonadota bacterium genome. Coding sequences within it:
- a CDS encoding ABC transporter ATP-binding protein, encoding MSHPNAALAVQNLTRTYTSGGHPLTVLDNVTFTIPKGQTCAIVGPSGSGKTTLLGLCAGLDRPSSGTVTLHNMALDSLDEDQRAAVRNEYVGFVFQSFQLIPTLTAIENVAIPLELRGKNGVFGEARELLNRVGLGDRLTHYPAQLSGGEQQRVGIARAFINQPHILFADEPTGNLDADSSHTIANLLFDLNREAGTTLILVTHDHDLAARTQRIIRLQGGKVDQDVQD
- a CDS encoding arylesterase; this encodes MKRFLIVVLLGLIWTAHAEEDRKTVLFLGDSLTAGYGLDKTQAFPALIQAKIDSLGWAFDVINGGLSGETSAGGLRRVNWLLRRKIDVLVLALGGNDGLRGIPTTEMQQNLQGIIDRAKEKYPDIQIILMGIEAPPNLGDIYTTAFRAVFPALSEKNRVPLIPFLLEGVGGIPELNLPDRIHPNAAGHRIIAETVWRVLKPVLEKK
- a CDS encoding FtsX-like permease family protein — encoded protein: MLKNYMTVAIRHLFKYKIYTLMNVSGLAIGMASFILMLCFVQHELSYDRFYPNSDRIYRVIRETRSTGADQAHYEANTSGALADALMRDFPEVQRATRMGRHEIMLRYKDKFFQQKFDLVDASFFDIFQIPFLKGNPQTALQEPYTIVLTEKIARKYFGDENPMGKILTVDGRFWHGEFKVTGILRDLPTNTSLQIDFLHSTVGDSYIQDKWTRWEDVQNRMFVTYILLHPNAKSADLERKLPDLINRYIGPQVRATTTYHLQSLNRVHLYSNVDYAIETEENIRQAIVNRGHGIQGDIRQVYMFACAGVAVLAIACINFMSLSTARSTNRSREVGMRKVVGAHRQQLIHQFLNESILIAFFALPLAVMIGKAALPFLNTFLNRDLNLNILNDWTLLLGLIAVTLFVGLLSGSYPALFLSKFHPIEVLKGTGKMRGRETSLRKGLVVIQFAISILLIVATIMVSRQLVYIKTKKLGFNKEHIVVLPIFITHRGARTDPNERLASRYNVVKQVFLEHPNVLKATAYNFPFGMGTNRLRLIRAEGIQDREIHMAFQQADEDYLDTFEIELLSGRNFSTEMSSDFTEAILLNESAVKYLGWKKSLDKQIEVVFLPRKGRVIGVIKNYHHQSLRETIGPMGIYMRTGFYSYLALKIQSKNILKTIEFLDKTWQRFVPNRPFTFWFMDDQLNTMYQKEVRLGQVLHAFTILAIFIACLGLFALSAYTAEQRTKEVGIRKVLGATVLNIVLLLSKDFVKLILIANLIVWPVAYYAAQRWLENFAYRIDFGIGVFLLSGVLMLMIALCTVSYQAIRVAVSNPVDTLRDE
- a CDS encoding FtsX-like permease family protein, giving the protein MDRITSVKNQTSSPLFNAWTWRMAWRDSRTYRRRLLLFISCILLGVGGLVAVRALGDNLQRVVENEARTLLGADLRVSSQRAFAPAVDSLFNSWGGEQSREVRFASMVFFPKNGGTRLVQVRALQGDFPYYGTFETNPLQASKTFQHTHHALLDDGLLVQFGVQVGDSVRIGNHTFVIGGRITKISGEAMAFATVAPRVYIPLSHLDKTGLIKFGSLASYVAYFKFDSSARIGSIQRELRPYRGDQNLRTETVASRQRRLNRILDNLYIFLSLVAFAALLLGCIGVASAIHVYTRQKITTVAILRCMGAQSNQILCIYAIQAIALGLIGTGCGSLLGVGIQYLLPGVLAQILPIELDIQFSYWAIIQGTGIGLSLSLLFALLPLLPIRRTSPLHTLRASFENVRSKIDPLQMMTIGGICLIVAGLGILQTSSILMGIGIAIGFGIAFGLLIGASWLIIKTVRRFFPTTWQYVWRQGLANLYRPHNQTVILMLALGLGTFLITTLYIVQHALLAQIAIAGSDNRPNFVLVDVQTDQIEGVSALLRKQSLPVIHHAPIVTMRLKSIKGQDARSYGRIHDVRRWAIQREYRSTYRNHLFDSERLVGGTWIDAERTEEPIPVSFERDIARSLRVSLGDTLTFDIQGVSVQTTVQSLRVVDWQRIQPNFFIVFPKGVLETAPQFHVLTTRINTTEQSAVLQRTLVQQYPNVSAVDLGLILKTVDDVLSQIAFVVRFMALFSVITGLIVLTAAVTTSRYQRIREAVLLRTLGASQKQIRRILLLEYTFLGALATLTGLILSIGGAWAVTIFIFDIHFALPTAAIAGVFILVTALTIFVGMLNSRGIADRPPLEILRSEV